One genomic segment of Misgurnus anguillicaudatus chromosome 23, ASM2758022v2, whole genome shotgun sequence includes these proteins:
- the tmem264 gene encoding transmembrane protein 264 translates to MVPPPPSNKPHVCLSCVLIMSSMALLDAYLVEQNQGPRKVGVCIMVLVGEVCFLIVLRYIAVWVGAEVRTAKRGYAMILWFFYVFVLEIKVYFIYQNYKAERERADALTCKALTVLLSVFVPGLYVTLAAIDHMEYVRPIKKREELRSRLFWVVVDLLDILDIQASLWEPQRKGLPLWVEGLTFFYCYILLLILPCVSLSEISMQGVNIVPHKMLLYPILSLVAINVITLFIRGGNMVFYRDVRVSGILMGKNVLAIVLKTCSFVQYRRHLQEAPGGALAPELQRDAVPQSSRGAVPVAMPMPVTMTTPQVVIQDLTTLPEEPEFEDT, encoded by the coding sequence ATGGTCCCACCTCCCCCTTCCAACAAGCCACACGTTTGCCTTTCGTGTGTGCTTATCATGAGCAGCATGGCACTGCTGGACGCCTATCTGGTGGAGCAGAATCAGGGTCCGAGGAAGGTCGGCGTCTGCATCATGGTGCTGGTAGGGGAAGTGTGTTTCCTCATCGTGCTCCGATACATAGCGGTCTGGGTGGGCGCGGAGGTTCGAACCGCCAAGCGAGGCTACGCCATGATCCTCTGGTTCTTCTACGTCTTCGTGCTGGAGATCAAAGTCTACTTCATTTACCAAAACTACAAGGCGGAGCGAGAAAGGGCGGACGCACTGACCTGCAAAGCTTTAACGGTTCTACTCTCAGTTTTCGTGCCAGGACTTTACGTCACGCTGGCGGCCATCGACCACATGGAATACGTTCGGCCAATCAAAAAGAGGGAGGAGCTCAGGAGTCGATTGTTTTGGGTTGTGGTGGATCTGTTGGATATTTTGGATATTCAAGCAAGCCTATGGGAACCTCAAAGGAAAGGGCTCCCTCTATGGGTGGAAGGTCTTACGTTTTTCTATTGCTACATATTGTTGCTCATACTTCCGTGCGTGTCGCTCAGCGAAATCAGCATGCAGGGTGTAAACATTGTGCCGCACAAGATGTTGCTGTATCCTATCCTCAGTTTGGTGGCTATTAACGTTATCACGCTGTTTATACGAGGAGGCAATATGGTGTTTTACAGAGACGTACGAGTGTCTGGAATACTCATGGGTAAGAACGTTCTTGCGATCGTCCTAAAGACCTGCAGCTTCGTGCAGTACCGCAGACATCTGCAAGAAGCGCCGGGGGGCGCTCTCGCACCGGAACTGCAGAGGGATGCGGTGCCGCAAAGTTCAAGAGGGGCGGTGCCGGTCGCAATGCCCATGCCTGTTACCATGACGACGCCACAGGTGGTCATACAAGATCTGACGACACTTCCAGAAGAACCTGAATTTGAGGACACATGA